In the Gymnodinialimonas sp. 202GB13-11 genome, one interval contains:
- a CDS encoding carbohydrate ABC transporter permease yields MAATDPMLDSGADFRTRLQAWLPKIVLAPSFAVMVIFVYGFIAFTLYLSFTDSRMLPSYDLVGWQNYERLFRVRQWDTAIINLGIFAGLYIVISTIIGLLLAIFLDQKIRGEGLLRPIFLYPMALSFIVTGTAWKWILDPAIGLETTMHRWGFENFQFDWIKDSDMAIYTIVIAAVWQSSGFVMAMFLAGLRGIDNEILKAAQMDGASNFQMYRRIILPQLRPAFLSAFVILSHLAIKSYDLVVAMTDGGPGTSTWLPALFMYEYTFTRNQMGIGASSAVIMLMTIAAIMVPYLYAELKEQK; encoded by the coding sequence ATGGCCGCCACCGATCCCATGTTGGACAGCGGTGCGGATTTCCGCACGCGTCTTCAGGCCTGGTTGCCGAAGATCGTCCTCGCCCCATCCTTCGCCGTGATGGTGATCTTCGTCTACGGTTTCATCGCCTTCACGCTTTATCTTAGCTTCACCGACAGCCGGATGCTTCCCAGCTACGATCTAGTCGGCTGGCAAAACTACGAGCGCCTCTTCCGCGTCCGCCAGTGGGACACAGCGATTATCAACCTCGGCATATTCGCGGGCCTGTATATTGTGATCTCCACGATCATCGGCCTGTTGCTCGCCATCTTCCTCGACCAGAAAATCCGCGGCGAAGGCCTGCTGCGCCCGATTTTCCTCTATCCCATGGCCCTGTCGTTCATTGTGACAGGCACCGCTTGGAAATGGATCCTCGACCCCGCCATCGGGCTAGAGACGACCATGCACCGCTGGGGGTTTGAGAACTTCCAGTTCGACTGGATCAAGGACAGCGACATGGCGATCTACACCATCGTCATCGCCGCCGTCTGGCAATCGTCGGGCTTCGTGATGGCCATGTTCCTTGCGGGCTTGCGCGGGATCGACAACGAAATTCTCAAAGCCGCGCAAATGGACGGCGCGTCGAACTTCCAGATGTATCGCCGCATCATCCTGCCGCAGCTGCGCCCGGCCTTCCTGTCAGCCTTCGTGATCCTCAGCCACCTTGCCATCAAATCCTACGACCTCGTCGTCGCAATGACAGACGGCGGCCCCGGCACGTCCACATGGCTGCCCGCGCTCTTCATGTATGAATACACCTTCACGCGGAATCAGATGGGGATCGGCGCCTCGTCGGCCGTCATCATGCTGATGACCATCGCCGCGATCATGGTCCCCTACCTCTACGCCGAATTGAAGGAGCAGAAGTAA
- a CDS encoding 3-ketoacyl-ACP reductase, translating into MKALITGGQQGIGLGIAQALYDAGWQIAVASEQPSADLPFEAEYYQHDVRNIDAIPALLDAIGPITTFVSNAGVGALQRGDLLDLTPESFDRCIDINTKGAFFFAQEVARRMLASPAESYRSITFITSVSAAMVSPDRAEYCASKAATAMLAQAFAARLAPDNIGVFDIRPGIIETPLTAPVADRYNDRIPQIVPSARWGQPADIGEVIVPLARGDFAFATGAQIPVDGGLSIHRL; encoded by the coding sequence ATGAAAGCCCTCATCACAGGCGGTCAGCAGGGCATCGGCCTTGGCATCGCGCAGGCGCTTTACGACGCGGGCTGGCAGATCGCCGTCGCGTCCGAACAGCCGTCTGCGGACCTCCCGTTCGAGGCCGAGTATTACCAGCACGACGTCCGCAACATCGACGCGATCCCCGCCCTGCTCGACGCGATAGGCCCCATCACCACCTTCGTCTCCAATGCTGGTGTCGGCGCACTCCAGCGCGGCGACCTGCTCGATTTGACGCCCGAAAGCTTCGATCGCTGCATCGACATCAACACGAAGGGCGCGTTCTTTTTTGCACAAGAAGTGGCGCGTCGAATGCTCGCTTCACCCGCCGAAAGCTACCGCTCAATCACCTTCATCACCTCGGTCAGCGCCGCCATGGTCAGCCCCGACCGCGCCGAATATTGCGCCTCCAAGGCGGCCACGGCGATGCTCGCGCAAGCCTTCGCCGCCCGCCTCGCACCAGACAATATCGGCGTCTTCGACATCCGCCCCGGTATTATTGAAACGCCCCTGACCGCCCCCGTCGCCGACCGCTACAACGATCGCATCCCGCAGATCGTGCCCTCCGCCCGCTGGGGCCAGCCCGCCGACATTGGCGAGGTCATCGTCCCCCTCGCGCGCGGCGATTTCGCCTTCGCCACCGGCGCGCAAATCCCTGTGGATGGCGGCCTGTCCATCCATCGTCTTTAG
- a CDS encoding ABC transporter ATP-binding protein — translation MGFLDINNVTKSYGAVEVLHKVDIQVEEGEFLVLVGPSGCGKSTLLNMIAGLEGISSGQIAIKDRVVNDVTPSKRNIAMVFQSYALYPNMTVGQNITFGLEMQGTPKAERDKAMKEVAELLQIENLLDRKPGQLSGGQRQRVAMGRALVRDPDVFLFDEPLSNLDAKLRVDMRTEIKKLHQKLGTTIVYVTHDQIEAMTLSTRIAVMYDGYVQQLGTPKEIYDSPANLFVATFMGSPAMNVLPAKLVEMNGALHAEVAGADGDKHLRIEDAPAAYRNYVGKSVMLGIRPEAITDPEGADRNAKNIQSLTNEVTVTEPAGADTFVTMSLGGKDCVARMRADAEAHPGQPFEFAVNMDKAVLFDLSTEARIA, via the coding sequence ATGGGTTTCCTCGACATCAACAACGTCACCAAATCCTACGGCGCGGTGGAGGTCCTGCATAAGGTCGACATCCAGGTGGAGGAGGGCGAATTCCTTGTCCTCGTCGGCCCGTCTGGCTGCGGCAAGTCCACGCTTCTCAACATGATCGCGGGGCTTGAGGGGATTTCCTCGGGCCAGATCGCCATCAAGGACCGCGTCGTAAATGACGTCACGCCGTCCAAGCGCAACATCGCGATGGTGTTCCAATCCTACGCGCTCTACCCGAACATGACCGTGGGCCAAAACATCACCTTCGGACTTGAAATGCAGGGCACGCCCAAGGCCGAGCGCGACAAGGCCATGAAGGAGGTTGCCGAACTCCTCCAGATCGAAAACCTGCTCGACCGCAAGCCCGGGCAACTCTCCGGCGGCCAGCGCCAGCGCGTCGCCATGGGCCGCGCGTTGGTCCGCGACCCTGACGTATTCCTCTTCGATGAGCCGCTGTCTAACCTCGACGCGAAACTGCGCGTCGATATGCGGACCGAGATCAAGAAGCTGCATCAGAAGCTTGGCACCACCATCGTCTACGTCACCCACGACCAGATTGAGGCGATGACGCTGAGTACCCGGATTGCCGTGATGTACGACGGCTACGTCCAGCAACTCGGCACACCGAAAGAGATCTACGACAGCCCCGCCAATCTCTTCGTGGCAACCTTCATGGGCTCGCCCGCAATGAACGTTTTGCCCGCCAAGCTCGTGGAAATGAACGGCGCGCTTCATGCGGAAGTGGCTGGGGCGGATGGTGACAAGCACCTCCGCATCGAAGACGCGCCCGCCGCCTACCGCAACTACGTCGGTAAATCCGTCATGCTCGGTATCCGACCCGAGGCGATCACCGACCCCGAAGGCGCAGACCGCAACGCGAAGAACATTCAGAGCCTCACCAACGAAGTCACCGTAACCGAGCCCGCAGGTGCGGACACCTTCGTGACCATGTCACTCGGCGGCAAGGATTGCGTCGCCCGGATGCGTGCGGATGCCGAAGCACATCCCGGCCAGCCTTTCGAGTTTGCGGTGAACATGGACAAGGCCGTTCTGTTCGACCTGTCGACCGAGGCCCGCATCGCCTGA
- a CDS encoding carbohydrate ABC transporter permease yields the protein MAVASSDTAIRSSKVTRTFIYLFLLLFALFYLMPLGIMLVNSLKPLSEITAGGMIAMPNEWTIEPWLSAWSTAQIGVEPTGLRPYFINSIAMAVPAVAISTVAGALNGYVLTKWHFRGATWIFGLLLFSCFIPFQIVLIPMARILGLLEIAGTTYGLILVHVVYGIGFSTLYFRNYYAAFPTELVRAAQIDGAGFFQIFWRIMLPSSGPIIAVCCIWQFTNIWNDFLFGASFASGDAAPMTVALNNLVNSSTGERPYNVHFAGAIMAAAPTLLVYIVAGRYFVRGLMAGSVKG from the coding sequence ATGGCCGTCGCATCATCCGACACCGCGATCCGCTCCTCCAAGGTGACGCGAACGTTCATCTACCTGTTCCTGCTGCTGTTTGCGCTGTTCTACCTGATGCCGCTGGGCATCATGCTGGTGAACTCGCTCAAACCCCTCAGCGAGATCACGGCTGGCGGCATGATCGCCATGCCCAACGAATGGACGATTGAGCCGTGGCTCAGCGCATGGTCCACCGCTCAGATCGGGGTAGAGCCCACGGGCCTGCGCCCCTATTTCATCAACTCCATCGCCATGGCTGTGCCCGCTGTCGCCATCTCCACCGTTGCAGGCGCGCTGAACGGATATGTCCTGACGAAATGGCACTTCCGGGGCGCCACATGGATCTTCGGCCTGCTGCTCTTCTCCTGCTTCATCCCCTTCCAGATCGTCCTGATCCCCATGGCCCGCATCCTCGGCCTGCTGGAAATCGCTGGCACGACCTACGGGTTGATCCTCGTGCACGTCGTCTACGGTATCGGCTTCTCCACGCTCTACTTCCGCAACTACTACGCGGCCTTCCCGACCGAGCTTGTCCGTGCCGCGCAAATCGACGGGGCAGGGTTCTTCCAGATCTTCTGGCGCATCATGCTGCCGTCCTCCGGCCCGATCATCGCGGTCTGCTGCATCTGGCAATTCACCAACATCTGGAATGACTTCCTGTTTGGGGCGTCCTTCGCCTCTGGCGACGCTGCCCCGATGACGGTGGCGCTGAACAACCTGGTGAACTCGTCAACAGGCGAACGCCCGTACAACGTCCACTTCGCTGGCGCCATCATGGCCGCCGCACCAACTCTCCTCGTCTACATCGTGGCCGGTCGATACTTCGTCCGTGGCCTGATGGCAGGGAGTGTAAAGGGATGA
- a CDS encoding GMC oxidoreductase, translated as MSDADIIIVGSGMGGATLAAGLKGSGLRVLIVERGQLLRDSPEARDPDAIFRDGHYRPDETWLTPQGERFNPGNYAYVGGNSKFYGAVMMRYREADFAQHWPVGHATLAPFYTRAEALFQVRGDASFDPSEPPHDAPYPHPPVPHEPDIADLAIRLKHAGLTPSPLPLAVNLDRWLARGQTPWDAHPDTNGGKLDAESAALADAFKDPNITLRTGVTVRKIETEGDRVTALITSGGRLTATRIVLAAGAVHTAALLLKSASEAHPNGLANRSDQVGRNFMNHNASAVLAVSHRRNRSVYQKTLQINDWYAEGLGNVQLLGRVSTPILAAQAGLPKPLAAVIANHAIDFYAMSEDLPNPDSRVTIKGDDIVLDWKRSNWDAHLALVARLKKTLKKAGFPIVLSKAFDRRTPSHQCGTARLGDDPASSVCDPLGKAHDLDNLYICDASLLPTSAAVNPSLTIAALALRQADHLKETT; from the coding sequence ATGAGCGACGCGGATATCATCATCGTCGGCTCCGGCATGGGGGGCGCGACATTGGCGGCGGGGCTGAAGGGCTCCGGCCTGCGCGTTCTGATCGTGGAGCGTGGCCAGCTCCTGCGCGACAGCCCCGAAGCGCGTGATCCCGACGCCATCTTTCGCGACGGCCATTACCGCCCGGATGAGACATGGCTGACCCCGCAGGGCGAGCGTTTCAATCCCGGTAACTACGCCTATGTCGGCGGCAACTCCAAGTTTTACGGCGCGGTGATGATGCGCTACCGAGAGGCCGATTTCGCGCAGCACTGGCCCGTCGGTCATGCGACCCTCGCGCCGTTCTACACCCGCGCAGAAGCCCTCTTCCAGGTGCGCGGTGACGCCTCGTTTGACCCGTCTGAGCCGCCCCACGACGCACCGTATCCGCATCCGCCTGTCCCCCACGAGCCCGACATCGCCGACCTTGCCATTCGTCTGAAACACGCGGGCCTTACTCCATCCCCCCTGCCGCTCGCCGTCAACCTCGACCGATGGCTGGCGCGCGGGCAGACGCCGTGGGATGCTCACCCCGATACAAATGGCGGCAAGCTGGACGCCGAAAGCGCGGCGCTGGCTGACGCCTTCAAAGACCCGAACATCACGCTTCGCACGGGCGTCACCGTCCGCAAGATCGAAACCGAAGGCGATCGCGTTACCGCACTTATCACCTCCGGCGGCCGCCTCACCGCCACCCGCATCGTCCTCGCCGCCGGGGCCGTTCACACTGCGGCGCTTCTGCTGAAATCCGCGTCTGAGGCGCATCCCAATGGCCTCGCCAACCGGTCCGATCAGGTCGGACGCAACTTCATGAACCACAACGCAAGCGCTGTTCTGGCCGTCAGCCATCGGCGCAACAGGTCGGTCTACCAGAAGACCCTCCAGATCAATGATTGGTATGCCGAGGGCCTTGGCAATGTGCAGCTTTTGGGGCGGGTCTCCACCCCCATCCTTGCCGCGCAGGCCGGTCTACCGAAGCCGCTCGCAGCCGTCATCGCCAACCACGCAATCGACTTCTACGCCATGTCCGAAGATCTCCCGAACCCCGACAGCCGCGTGACGATCAAAGGCGACGACATCGTGCTCGACTGGAAGCGCTCCAACTGGGACGCGCATCTGGCCCTCGTGGCCAGGCTCAAGAAAACGCTCAAGAAAGCGGGCTTTCCAATCGTTCTCTCCAAAGCCTTCGACCGCCGCACCCCGTCGCACCAATGCGGAACGGCCCGGCTGGGTGATGACCCGGCAAGCTCTGTCTGCGATCCGCTCGGCAAGGCCCACGACCTCGACAACCTCTATATCTGCGACGCCTCACTGCTGCCCACATCCGCGGCTGTAAATCCGTCGCTGACCATCGCAGCGCTGGCATTGCGCCAAGCCGACCATCTCAAGGAAACGACATGA